In Massilia antarctica, the following are encoded in one genomic region:
- a CDS encoding HlyD family secretion protein, with translation MTNPLPPSRSEAPVDEANPPVPGDSSDTAAPIPPAAVPVVPEPPPKYIKPKPWTVALMAAVALAGVVLIMWAWRLGPFNSTLVQTDNGYVRGQITVLAPQVNGYVAEVLVKDFQFVKAGQPLLRIDDRIYKARVEQAEAQRDGAIAALENFTQTQAQNRARGGAARATLVAVQAERNRAAAELGRVEELAAKGSVSLNERDRVRMTTQLAGANVLKAKADIAIAEETVKATTVSRGGLEAQVKTSEAQLALAKIDLSNTVVKAPRDGQVSEASVRLGQYVTAGSQLLFLVPDTMWIVANFKENQTWKMRIGQRATFTVDAFNGAALSGHIEQIAPATGSEFSVLRADNASGNFTKVVQRLPVRIVIDPNQDLARRLRPGMSVIVKVDTAGAAEQQP, from the coding sequence ATGACCAATCCACTTCCCCCTTCGCGCAGCGAAGCTCCCGTCGACGAGGCCAACCCGCCGGTGCCGGGCGACTCCAGCGACACAGCCGCTCCCATCCCGCCGGCCGCCGTGCCGGTAGTACCCGAACCTCCGCCCAAGTACATCAAGCCCAAGCCGTGGACCGTGGCGCTGATGGCCGCCGTCGCCCTGGCCGGCGTCGTGCTGATCATGTGGGCCTGGCGCCTCGGCCCCTTCAACAGCACCCTGGTCCAGACCGACAATGGCTACGTGCGCGGCCAGATCACGGTGCTGGCGCCGCAGGTCAATGGCTATGTGGCCGAGGTACTGGTCAAGGACTTCCAGTTCGTCAAGGCCGGCCAGCCGCTGCTGCGCATCGACGACCGTATCTACAAGGCGCGCGTGGAACAGGCCGAGGCCCAGCGCGACGGCGCCATCGCCGCGCTGGAGAACTTCACCCAGACCCAGGCCCAGAACCGCGCCCGTGGCGGTGCCGCGCGCGCGACCCTGGTAGCGGTGCAGGCCGAGCGCAATCGCGCCGCGGCCGAACTGGGACGGGTCGAGGAGCTGGCGGCCAAGGGATCGGTATCGCTCAATGAGCGCGACCGCGTGCGCATGACGACCCAACTGGCTGGTGCCAATGTCCTCAAGGCCAAGGCCGATATCGCCATTGCCGAGGAAACCGTCAAGGCGACAACCGTCTCGCGCGGTGGCCTGGAAGCGCAGGTCAAGACCTCCGAAGCGCAGCTGGCGCTGGCGAAAATCGATTTGTCGAACACGGTCGTCAAGGCCCCGCGTGACGGCCAGGTGAGCGAAGCGTCGGTACGTCTGGGCCAGTACGTCACGGCCGGTTCGCAATTGCTGTTCCTGGTCCCCGACACCATGTGGATCGTGGCGAACTTCAAGGAAAACCAGACCTGGAAAATGCGTATCGGCCAGCGCGCCACGTTCACGGTGGACGCCTTCAATGGCGCCGCCCTGAGCGGGCATATCGAACAGATCGCGCCGGCCACCGGCTCGGAGTTTTCCGTGCTGCGCGCCGATAACGCCAGCGGCAATTTCACCAAGGTGGTCCAGCGCCTGCCGGTGCGCATCGTCATCGATCCCAACCAGGATCTGGCACGGCGCCTGCGGCCCGGCATGTCGGTGATCGTCAAGGTCGATACGGCCGGCGCGGCGGAGCAGCAGCCGTGA
- a CDS encoding MFS transporter, which produces MAAPPQYLKPTPAWEEHEKPSMPGSASMPWHPPHIRFAYACVALLVGITGGLGNALVSANLPAIQGTLGLTPAEAAWLPAAYIMVNVTSNLMVFKFRQQFGLRLFAEIGLSLYAFVTLLHLLVGGFEMAILVRAASGLAGATTSTLAMLYMLQAAPKKYTGKMLVLGVGIAQIATPLAWLMSPALLDMGQWHNLYLFEAGLALCSLAAVVVLKLPPGIHIKVIEPLDFVTFSLMAPAVAMIVAVLAQGFTGWWFDTPWLAYLLIGAVILMTMALFIEHHRANPLIQTRWLMMGPTIRFMIGAFLIRFLTSEQTYGAVGLLRTLGMGPDQMQPLFAVILAGTICGMVASSLTFSPKTVIPQILLSILLFGVAAWLDYGRTSLDRPHDFFVSQFLVALGAGMFMGPMIMIGIMQALKFGADHVVTFVVMLAMTQSLGGFTGAAALSTYQLHREHVHSTQVNAQLNPADPVVAQRLRLQQQIYQGVNTDPALRAAQGVAQLAQISRREANVLAFNDVFALSGVIAILFLGWSLFIAVRLARRQKREAAALLNQAPAGAPAS; this is translated from the coding sequence ATGGCAGCACCGCCCCAGTACCTGAAACCGACTCCCGCCTGGGAAGAGCACGAAAAACCGAGCATGCCGGGTTCGGCGTCGATGCCCTGGCATCCGCCCCACATCCGCTTTGCCTACGCCTGCGTGGCCCTGCTGGTCGGCATTACCGGCGGCCTGGGCAATGCGCTGGTGTCGGCCAACCTGCCGGCCATCCAGGGTACCTTGGGCCTGACCCCGGCCGAAGCGGCCTGGCTGCCGGCGGCCTACATCATGGTCAACGTCACGTCGAACCTGATGGTGTTCAAGTTCCGCCAGCAGTTCGGCCTGCGCCTGTTCGCCGAGATCGGCCTGTCGCTGTACGCCTTCGTCACCCTGCTGCACCTGCTGGTGGGCGGCTTCGAGATGGCCATCCTGGTACGCGCCGCCAGCGGCCTGGCCGGCGCCACCACCAGCACCCTGGCCATGCTCTACATGCTGCAGGCCGCACCGAAAAAATACACCGGCAAGATGCTGGTGCTCGGGGTGGGCATCGCGCAGATCGCCACGCCGCTGGCCTGGCTGATGTCGCCGGCCCTGCTCGACATGGGCCAGTGGCACAATCTGTACCTGTTCGAGGCCGGCCTGGCGCTCTGTTCGCTGGCCGCCGTGGTGGTGCTCAAGCTGCCGCCGGGGATCCACATCAAGGTGATCGAGCCGCTCGATTTCGTCACCTTTTCCCTGATGGCGCCGGCGGTGGCGATGATCGTCGCCGTGCTGGCCCAGGGCTTCACCGGCTGGTGGTTCGACACGCCCTGGCTGGCGTATTTGCTGATCGGCGCCGTGATCCTGATGACGATGGCCCTCTTCATCGAACACCACCGCGCCAATCCGCTGATCCAGACGCGCTGGCTGATGATGGGGCCGACGATCCGCTTCATGATCGGCGCCTTCCTGATCCGCTTCCTGACGTCCGAGCAGACCTACGGCGCGGTCGGCCTGCTGCGCACCCTCGGCATGGGGCCGGACCAGATGCAGCCGCTGTTCGCCGTCATCCTGGCCGGCACCATCTGCGGCATGGTCGCCAGTTCGCTGACCTTCAGTCCCAAGACCGTGATCCCGCAAATCCTGTTGTCGATCCTGCTGTTCGGCGTGGCCGCCTGGCTCGATTATGGCCGCACCAGCCTTGACCGCCCGCACGACTTTTTCGTCAGCCAGTTCCTGGTGGCGCTGGGCGCGGGCATGTTCATGGGACCGATGATCATGATCGGCATCATGCAGGCGCTCAAATTCGGCGCCGACCACGTGGTCACCTTTGTCGTCATGCTGGCGATGACGCAAAGCCTGGGCGGCTTTACCGGCGCCGCCGCGCTCAGTACCTACCAGCTGCACCGCGAGCATGTGCACTCGACCCAGGTCAATGCCCAGCTTAATCCGGCCGACCCGGTCGTCGCCCAGCGCCTGCGCCTGCAGCAGCAGATCTACCAGGGCGTGAACACCGACCCGGCCCTGCGCGCCGCCCAGGGCGTGGCGCAACTGGCTCAGATCAGCCGGCGCGAGGCGAATGTCCTCGCGTTCAACGATGTTTTCGCCCTGAGCGGCGTGATCGCCATCCTGTTCCTCGGCTGGTCGCTGTTTATCGCCGTGCGCCTCGCGCGCCGGCAAAAGCGCGAAGCCGCAGCCTTACTCAACCAGGCGCCCGCGGGCGCCCCTGCCAGCTAA
- a CDS encoding efflux transporter outer membrane subunit: protein MKRRVFLAAGLACGLTACMPALRPAPPLSTVTVPEAWRDGPAGQANVDAQWWRAFGDPTLTKLVETALAHNTNVLAAVARVEQARALVTVAGSASLPAVNAVLGGASARAPAGAALVHSRSLQPELQASWELDLFGRLRDQSRAASLQYQASQAERDGVALSVAASTAQAYVGLLALDAQLQITRATAASRAEALRLASDQARVGYTSQLQLTQAQAENETVLQAIPELELAIRRQENSLRVLAGELPGEVLRERRFQDLPVLPVPASIPSDLLARRPDVAQGQLLVAASDVNLSVRRAEFLPHVTISAKFGSLLTNGRDYDPVTLWSLGGSVLAPVFSAGRLTAQVDAATAQRDQAAFAYRGVVLTAFSEVENALAGVIRLQTQMEHAQKRRDILARTLDFAKDRYQAGYASYLEVLDAQRNLYQTELNAVTLRQNQVNNMVALYRALGGGWSAGAQ from the coding sequence GTGAAGCGCCGCGTCTTCCTGGCTGCGGGCCTCGCCTGCGGCCTGACTGCCTGCATGCCGGCCCTGCGTCCCGCGCCGCCGCTGTCGACAGTGACGGTACCCGAGGCCTGGCGCGATGGACCGGCCGGGCAGGCCAACGTGGATGCGCAATGGTGGCGCGCTTTCGGCGACCCGACCCTGACAAAGCTGGTGGAAACAGCGCTCGCGCACAACACCAATGTGCTGGCCGCCGTGGCCCGGGTCGAGCAGGCGCGCGCGCTCGTTACGGTGGCCGGTTCGGCCTCCCTGCCGGCCGTCAACGCGGTGCTGGGCGGCGCCTCCGCGCGCGCGCCGGCTGGCGCGGCCCTGGTCCATTCGCGCTCGCTGCAACCGGAATTGCAGGCCAGCTGGGAACTCGACCTGTTCGGCCGCCTGCGCGACCAGTCGCGCGCCGCCTCGCTGCAGTATCAGGCCAGCCAGGCCGAACGCGATGGGGTAGCGCTATCGGTAGCGGCCAGCACCGCGCAGGCGTACGTCGGCCTGCTGGCGCTGGACGCCCAGCTGCAGATCACCAGGGCGACCGCCGCCTCGCGCGCGGAAGCGCTGCGCCTCGCGTCCGACCAGGCGCGCGTGGGCTATACCTCGCAGCTGCAACTGACGCAGGCGCAGGCCGAAAACGAAACGGTGCTGCAAGCCATTCCCGAACTGGAACTGGCCATCCGCCGCCAGGAAAACAGCCTGCGCGTGCTGGCGGGCGAACTGCCGGGCGAGGTGCTGCGCGAACGGCGCTTCCAGGACTTGCCGGTGCTGCCGGTGCCGGCCTCGATTCCGTCGGACCTGCTGGCGCGCCGGCCGGACGTGGCGCAGGGCCAGTTGCTGGTGGCCGCGAGCGACGTCAATTTGTCGGTGCGGCGTGCCGAGTTCCTGCCGCACGTGACCATCAGCGCCAAATTCGGCAGCCTGCTCACCAACGGGCGCGATTATGATCCGGTGACCTTGTGGAGCCTGGGCGGCAGCGTGCTCGCACCGGTATTCTCGGCCGGACGATTGACCGCGCAGGTCGACGCGGCCACGGCGCAGCGCGACCAGGCGGCGTTTGCCTACCGCGGCGTGGTGCTGACGGCCTTCAGTGAAGTGGAAAATGCCCTGGCCGGCGTGATCCGCCTGCAAACGCAGATGGAGCACGCGCAAAAGCGCCGCGACATCCTCGCGCGCACCCTGGATTTTGCCAAGGACCGCTACCAGGCCGGCTATGCCTCGTATCTGGAAGTGCTCGACGCGCAGCGCAATCTGTACCAGACCGAGCTCAACGCTGTGACCCTGCGCCAGAACCAGGTGAACAATATGGTGGCCTTGTACCGCGCGCTGGGCGGGGGCTGGAGCGCCGGCGCACAGTAA